One Sulfuricurvum sp. DNA window includes the following coding sequences:
- a CDS encoding transglutaminase family protein, producing MLYHIFHSTQFSYQQWVSFSHNLIRLRPRNTPTQTLVDYSLSTDPIVSEMESYDDYFGNHLCHLLIREPHHHLKVTARSCVAIDYEAVEHHAKLAHEARRVTYTEMLDAFHANTPDVIDALQYRLPSRYIPLANHDLREYVLLSFAPDKSLYGCVEAFMNRVFNDFQFVSGFSDLSTPVEEVFRERKGVCQDFAHLSITALRSIGLSVRYMSGYLETLPLEGEEKFFGADASHAWFSVFIPNFGWFDFDPTNNIIPSYQHIVLGYGRDYDDCSPMQGVVQGSGLSRLNVMVDVSRDDSLPI from the coding sequence TTACGGCCACGAAATACCCCGACACAAACATTAGTCGATTACTCTTTATCCACTGACCCGATAGTGAGTGAGATGGAGAGTTATGATGATTATTTCGGTAACCATCTTTGTCATCTTCTGATTCGTGAGCCCCACCACCATCTCAAAGTCACTGCCAGATCGTGCGTTGCTATCGATTATGAAGCGGTTGAACACCATGCAAAATTGGCACATGAAGCACGGCGTGTTACCTACACAGAGATGCTTGATGCCTTTCATGCCAATACCCCTGATGTCATCGATGCACTGCAATACCGCCTCCCCAGCCGTTATATTCCACTCGCTAATCATGATTTACGAGAGTATGTACTTCTCTCATTCGCACCGGATAAATCTTTATATGGATGTGTTGAAGCGTTTATGAATCGTGTATTTAACGATTTTCAGTTTGTTTCAGGTTTTAGTGACTTGAGTACACCGGTTGAGGAAGTATTTCGTGAACGCAAAGGGGTATGTCAAGATTTTGCCCATCTCTCCATTACCGCTTTACGCTCTATTGGACTGAGTGTCCGATATATGAGTGGCTATTTAGAGACACTTCCACTTGAGGGGGAAGAGAAATTTTTCGGTGCCGATGCTTCTCATGCATGGTTCTCTGTATTTATACCGAACTTCGGATGGTTCGATTTTGATCCAACGAACAATATCATCCCCTCATATCAACATATCGTATTGGGATATGGTCGAGATTATGACGATTGTTCACCAATGCAGGGGGTCGTTCAAGGGAGTGGGCTGAGCAGACTCAATGTAATGGTGGATGTCTCACGTGATGATTCCCTT